In Pecten maximus chromosome 10, xPecMax1.1, whole genome shotgun sequence, one genomic interval encodes:
- the LOC117335846 gene encoding uncharacterized protein LOC117335846 isoform X2: MSEGYVQISLHSHCKTCIRTDCNVLPDDVNCCQIVNCKYRCPLKFHRCKEFQHKKFCRNVEVPCLNRAYGCHQEFPRGKMSEHLPHCNASVIYINDQDIRRSDYFWYAKNVLEDLGGKTLQNYGNSCPYAFAGCDFTYKHFEPEGNRKVVYSDWLNAVGLQITGNDSQPSETNAEILDTKGQRSELPGDAVGTENVGSRLESLGINDGEDKTSKRKSVKNFSRQSSLALCRSLSQEQQGQYTGLLLLPPELIQKITGYLDGFSLCNLSVTCLFFRDICSLILVDKGIVSPTWTKLDSIKGLSEGTSQDTDGQRLDTKWTMPDGSVKDKKWVVKHMSWRFSKTFESVR; this comes from the coding sequence ATGTCGGAAGGCTATGTACAAATCTCTCTACACAGCCATTGTAAGACCTGTATCCGGACTGATTGTAATGTACTTCCTGACGACGTCAACTGCTGTCAGATCGTTAACTGTAAATACAGATGTCCGTTAAAATTTCACAGATGCAAAGAATTTCAACATAAAAAGTTCTGCAGAAATGTAGAAGTTCCTTGTTTGAATCGTGCCTATGGTTGCCACCAAGAGTTTCCCCGTGGAAAAATGTCCGAGCATCTACCGCATTGTAATGCCAGTgtaatttatatcaatgatcAAGATATCAGGAGAAGCGATTACTTCTGGTATGCAAAGAATGTTCTGGAAGATTTAGGAGGGAAGACTTTGCAAAACTATGGCAATTCATGTCCGTATGCATTCGCAGGTTGTGATTTTACTTATAAACATTTTGAACCAGAGGGGAACAGAAAAGTTGTATACAGCGATTGGCTGAATGCTGTAGGTTTACAAATTACAGGCAATGACAGTCAGCCATCAGAAACAAATGCTGAGATTTTGGAtacaaaaggtcaaaggtcagagtTGCCAGGTGATGCTGTGGGTACTGAAAATGTGGGAAGTAGACTGGAAAGTTTGGGAATTAATGACGGAGAAGACAAGACTTCCAAAAGGAAGAGTGTGAAAAATTTCTCCCGCCAGTCGAGTTTGGCCCTCTGTCGATCTTTATCACAGGAACAGCAGGGTCAGTATACAGGCCTCCTTCTCTTGCCGCCAGAGCTGATACAGAAAATCACTGGCTACCTTGACGGCTTTAGTCTTTGCAATCTCTCTGTCACTTGTCTCTTCTTTCGTGATATCTGTAGCCTCATTCTTGTCGACAAGGGCATCGTGTCCCCCACCTGGACAAAGTTGGACTCAATTAAGGGTCTGAGTGAAGGCACCTCGCAGGATACTGATGGTCAAAGACTCGACACAAAGTGGACAATGCCCGATGGCAGTGTGAAGGATAAGAAATGGGTTGTAAAACATATG